The nucleotide window TCGGGACGGGCCGGCCGGACCAGCACAAAACAGAGTTTCATCTTTTACCTCGCAGCAACGCAGGCGGAGCTTACGCCATCGCCTTGGACTAGGCTAGTAGGGGTGAAAAAGGAGACCGCCCATGAAGCTGGACGCCGACATCCACAACTATATGGAAACCCTGCTGACCCAGGTGCTGGACGACTATCCGCTGCGGGTCCCCCAAGACGAGCAGGCCGACCTCTGCTGCCTGGTGCTGAACCGGCACCCACCCCGTTATGTCCGTCACGACGTCGATACCGCCTTCTTCATGACCGAAGACGATGTGCTGGCCCTCAAGGCGCAGCTACGCCAGTCCATCGCCGAGGTGGAAGAATATCTGGCCAGCGCCCAGGCCAGGCAAAAGGCCTAGTTGCCCAGCCGCCTCAGGCCTTCATTGAGGATCCGCTGCCAGTGCCGCCCCTCCTCGCTGTTCCTGAAGGCCACATAGAGGGACTTGTCGTCCAGCAGCCTGGGGCTCACCGCCAGTTGGTCCCGGTAAGGCTGTAGCAGGGGATCCCTGTCCAGCCAATGGTCCAGCACCCTGGGGTCGATGACGATGGCCCGCACCCGCCCATGGACCAGCTTCATGATGTTCTGGCGGTCGGAATCGGCCAGATCCACGCGCTGCTTGCCGGCCGCCACCGCCAGGTCGAAGGCCTCGGTGTTCACATAGTCCCGCACCACCCCGATCCGGTAGCGCTGCAGCTCCTGGACATGGCGCCATGGGATGGGGTCGT belongs to Gallaecimonas sp. GXIMD4217 and includes:
- a CDS encoding late competence development ComFB family protein; translation: MKLDADIHNYMETLLTQVLDDYPLRVPQDEQADLCCLVLNRHPPRYVRHDVDTAFFMTEDDVLALKAQLRQSIAEVEEYLASAQARQKA
- a CDS encoding transporter substrate-binding domain-containing protein, whose product is MMRILASFLLVLCLPLPAATLYLASLEWPPYASNDLAEQGQVIRVTRQALAAMGHELQVDFFPWQRAVALVDGQSRYLGYLPEYASAQVAARYQLSDPIGSGPLALAYRKDDPIPWRHVQELQRYRIGVVRDYVNTEAFDLAVAAGKQRVDLADSDRQNIMKLVHGRVRAIVIDPRVLDHWLDRDPLLQPYRDQLAVSPRLLDDKSLYVAFRNSEEGRHWQRILNEGLRRLGN